The Bryobacteraceae bacterium genomic sequence TCGATGGACGGGCGGGATCCGTCGAGCATCGGCCAGATGTCGACGCCGTCCGGCGGGTTGGGCAGGGGCGAGGCGCCGCACAGTTTTGCGATAGTGGGCGTGATGTCCATCAGTGACGCCACGCCGGCGGAGGAGCGGCCCTTGGGAATCCGGCCGGGGTAGCGCGCGATGAACGGCACGCGCTGGCCGCCTTCCCACGTCATGCCCTTGCGGCCGCGGAGGCGTCCCGGGCTGCCCTGGAACCACGGGCCGTTGTCGGAGGTGAACACGACGAGCGTATCCTTTTCAGCGTCGGTACGCTTGAGCGCGGAGAGCACTTCGCCGACGGACCAATCGAGCTCGGAAATCACGTCGCCGTAGAGACCCTGCGGGGACTTGCCGCGAAACCGGCTCGACGCGGCGAGCGGTACGTGCGGATAGGTGTGCGGCATGTAGAGGAAGAACGGGCTGCCTTTGGAGTCTTCGATGAACTTGACGGCGCGTTCGGTGTAGCGCGGGGTGAGCGTTTCGAGGGTGGCCTGTTCTTCGATCACCTTCTCGCCATCCATCAGCCACCGCGGCGACATGTCATTTGAGTAGGGGATGCCGAAGTAGCCGTCGAAGCCGCGGCGCGTGGGCAGGTATTCGGGATGATGGCCGAGGTGCCACTTGCCCACGCATTGAGTGCGGTAGCCCTGCTTCTTGAGTAGATCGGCGAGGGTGGTTTCCTGGAGCGG encodes the following:
- a CDS encoding sulfatase, translating into MITRREWLGAAAGAGVAGAAARKPNVVVIFCDDLGYGDVGSFGSSMKTPNIDSLARDGIRFTHFYSGNPVCSPSRAALLTGRYPVRVGVPRVFFPYDTTGLPLQETTLADLLKKQGYRTQCVGKWHLGHHPEYLPTRRGFDGYFGIPYSNDMSPRWLMDGEKVIEEQATLETLTPRYTERAVKFIEDSKGSPFFLYMPHTYPHVPLAASSRFRGKSPQGLYGDVISELDWSVGEVLSALKRTDAEKDTLVVFTSDNGPWFQGSPGRLRGRKGMTWEGGQRVPFIARYPGRIPKGRSSAGVASLMDITPTIAKLCGASPLPNPPDGVDIWPMLDGSRPSIEREALLMFDTMDLQCARWGKWKLHLARRNVQIYNPAPAGGAMTLPLPAPELYDVTTDVDESYDVAAENPNVVAEMRRRIDGVMAGMPEPVRTAWTGVSGKKVGRSWAGQAPRPAPNR